In Helianthus annuus cultivar XRQ/B chromosome 9, HanXRQr2.0-SUNRISE, whole genome shotgun sequence, the following are encoded in one genomic region:
- the LOC110876354 gene encoding ethylene-responsive transcription factor ERF109: MNNPSVIPKAADVNSIMVSALSHVISGRGDDVGSSGYLNLPEQEVCRQCGMRTPDCLGCEFFNAGSREESRRRKKEYRGISLRPSGNWAAEIMVPGKERKWLGTFGTAEEAAKAYDRASIRYRGKSAKTNFPVEEYPEEVQLEESGQAGVMEAFKSRKPSRNSKKQGPQNF; the protein is encoded by the coding sequence ATGAACAACCCCTCAGTAATCCCAAAAGCCGCAGACGTGAACTCCATAATGGTTTCAGCACTCAGCCATGTTATAAGTGGCCGCGGCGACGACGTCGGGTCAAGCGGTTATTTGAATCTCCCGGAGCAAGAAGTATGCCGCCAGTGTGGAATGCGAACTCCAGACTGTTTAGGGTGTGAGTTTTTCAACGCTGGCAGCAGAGAAGAGAGCAGAAGGCGAAAGAAGGAGTATAGAGGGATTAGTTTACGGCCATCCGGAAATTGGGCAGCAGAGATAATGGTTCCTGGGAAAGAGCGGAAGTGGCTTGGGACTTTCGGGACTGCGGAAGAGGCCGCTAAAGCTTACGACAGGGCCAGCATTCGTTATAGAGGGAAGTCGGCTAAGACCAACTTTCCGGTGGAGGAGTACCCGGAGGAGGTTCAACTAGAAGAAAGTGGTCAAGCTGGAGTGATGGAGGCTTTTAAATCTAGGAAACCGTCTAGAAACTCCAAAAAACAGGGGCCTCAAAATTTTTAA